caacttttctgtcacaccccgaccacgtagaacatacaaaaggTGGCGggaacgtcggggagtgttgtaacagaatcaattgtttcaaatccatggcaaatgaagtttcgttttattaatcaaatatgaaagtatacattgtttaaacaagaaccaaagagtacataacataaattaactagttcttgtctcgttttaagtcactaaggcacaggtccgcctaagtatgtcttgataagtcctatgcatcatctcctgaaaacacatgtgaaaataggtacgtcagcataaaaatgcctgtgagatacattggttttgtgaaaacggaattcatgacttatgtttgagaaaatgtttggtcatgaaccttgtaatttgctttgtcttgtaaatcatttgaaaaacgataagatcagatgatatgtataaataagagaacactgtatggttaaacggataaccatgtaaaatgtgtttgtataagataagtcttttgtaaaacaatgtctcgtgaaaagtgtgttacttgtataaaatgtcatatgtctcaaattgaaatgattcaaataacgctacgatatgtaataccatacaaacacttatatacaggaagtaccagcggcgtatccaccatgcttgtatcatattacacacgcctcgttacttaatcacttactcaaaccaaaccatcgagatgaagtgtttaacaattgtagaaatgttcatgtgtagtcaaatgtctattgtcaaatgtaaatcatgtcaacagatgcaactggttcacacggttcaacggttacagacggttcatgtaatcaaaggggtaagacggttcacatagtcaaatggttacaacggttcaaaatgtagcataatgtgttcatatgctggatgagcatatgcaacaaaaatacaatgtaaaaccatgtactaagtatgcacacaatgggcatatatagcatgaaatgtaatgcataacaatgtactaagtacgcacacaatagacatacatagcatgtaatgtaaagcaatgtactaagtacgcacacaatgggcatacatagcatgtaatgtagagcaatgtactaagtacgcacacaatgggcatacatagcatgtaatgtaaagcaatgtactaagtacgcacaccatgggcatacatagcatgtaatgtagagcaatgtactaagtacgcacacaatgggcatacatagcatgtaatgtaaagcaatgtactaagtacgcacacaataggcatacatagcatgtaatgtattgtaaagtgatgcgctaagtatgcacacaatggacatacatagcataaacacaatgaaatcatgtactatatatgtactatcgaacatagcaagtatatgatgtgaaaacaggaaagcacgaaagtagtaagtaggcacatgtgtttcaccccaaaacagtttggaaaaacagtaaaagaggggttcagtgtactcacctgagattgctttgaagttcttgtgtaataaacacacaatgctagtgatcacggaatatcaaacggcacctaataggtagctatattaatataccggaccaaaatcggaggatcggatagtatgcgggtttgtaaaccaaacgagtatggagactcgcgcaatatggtttaacaaagcctacatactaaaatgaaacctaacctatgtgcttgcgacccattacgacccgtttaggtagcttatgctaccttaacgcgtcgttcgcgtataacgcgtttggaacgcctaacatcgtgaccacaaggtataacctcggaaggttatagctatggtcacctaatgtgtttggtcggatcctaatgatcgaccaaatgggtcgagtttgaaagtataagcgatggtttagatcgcttaccttacgaccctatatatgcacaaaactaaaagtgacgagctaagcatgttagaacctgcttaactaagtttagaaaacaggtttggcatcaaaacaaacggctttgatgctcacgagtagtttggttacaaaatacacaagaatgcgcattttggccgaaactacgactcgtcactgagcctagataacgtggtaatcagtaggtatagtcactacggactataaccatcgtgatcacgctcacgttatgaagttccaacgaacttcgcatcgaccaaaaactggtcaatgcagaaagtcaaacgtagtTCGaatttcggactcgaaaagcgataaaacaacgaaggaacacttacagagggtccccgaatgctaatctcgatccaaggaactcaggtatgaagcaatggctccaacttagagttttagatcagattcttgtgggttttacaccaaggggggggggtatttataggaaaagtagagccgttaggatcgtttcttgaataacgtgccatgatcttgtccatacacttgtcacaatgttatGGTACATCAGGTTTTGCCCCTtattggctggaagagacaagggcCAGCTTGGCCTTTCGCTACATGAAGAGGCAACTGCATTTAAAACTGAATCttctgtactggggactccttacggaccgtatgggttatggcttacagtccgtaagcccttagtttggcagatttacagttttggtccctgcagctccaaaacttggtatttgatgcatttttgacacgtttaaaccccgttaaccccatttcaaagctctaaaatgaagttaaagtatagggaacttaaaatgtgctcaaaaatatcccggatgttggttcgtttggccgtacggtcgcgatgttcggttaattacgacggaatgcgcataagcgcgaaagacgatccgaattgcgcgacgaatggatttttctcatgccatacactaaggcataatataaggatgcttacataaatttttggatgtccggatgtattcagaacgtaagttatgcgcgaaagtgcaaacttgtgcactttttgacacttttagcccctgaatgatccaaaagtttattttagcataccaaacccctcaaagcctatttctaagctatgtaaaggatatttatggtatgtttaacttatggacatgttccggaatgtttgttatagttcaaattggcatactttcgtagtttgtcaagtttagtccctgtaagcgaattaacttgtttttgccataccaaagccttcaaaacttatttctaagttatgtaaaggttatttgaggtatgttgagtttatgttgatgtttcggagtatttgtcgcatttaaactgagtacgttacgcaccagtttgcgtataattctccagaaagcgatgtaaagtttgaaattgaacaagaactgatatgtgcaaaagatacacatatttatacaagatcccaagtatgaaatacaatatttcattggcttggtatttgtttgatggtcacggtggcacaggtgtcacagtttcccttactttaggaaatttcgtcctgaaatttattcgtaggagtctatttgtgactctgccaaataaccattaGTGATATGCAaagcaatatcctgtcatttccttaacggtcattcttcagaaacgaaaatgaacagacggagtcattttcctcaacgagtattcttcagaaatggaaatgacggaataagcaaacggatgttcatttcctcaacggacaaatcttcagaaacgaaaaaaatgaacagacggagtcattttcaatggttgcttcatcagaaatggaaatgaaagattatacaacggatattcatttccctaacggataaatcgtcagaaacgaaaatgcactaacggagtcattttcaacggttgcttcatcagagttagaaatgaaggattacacaacggatattcatttccctaacggataaatcgtcagaaacgaaaatgaactaacggaatcattttcaacggttgcttcatcagagttggaaatgaaggattacacaacgggtattcatttccccaacgggtTAAAAATACTATATTTTAAGCCGAACGGACGTTTTTGAGATTAGGGCCttataccggaaagtcttgtttctgcaagatgtgttttcataataatgttttcttatataaatggactcatttatgttatccgagtgtcgtttttccgtgtttcggtctgatttcacggtttgctggcatgaatagtgtaaccgtgaatagtgcacgtaacactttctaccaacacttttaggacattgtttgtttggtttcgcattacgacgaaaaccaacatacgttttagctttgttttcttgtgctaacactgttatccagtatacgacacggttacgtaattaaattacgctaaatgcatgagatttagaaatataaatagtgattagattgtacggaattaccagttatttgccagttgtTACATTCTTCCCCTgttaaaaagaatttcgtcccgaaattcaagttgaGCCATCCTTTGCAGGAGTCTTCTTAAACAGGTGGGGATATTTTGCCttaatctgatcttcacgttcccatgtgtactcgggtctGTGACGTGAATTCCCGCGGACCTTGACTAGTTCGATATTACTTCTCCTTGTCTTGTGGACCTTCCGGTCcataacctcaacgggttcttcggtaAATTGGAGCGTGTTATCTACATGAATCTCATCTGCTGGAATGATAATTGTATCAACATTCGGACTTTTCttgagattcgacacatgaaatgtgtcggGTACATTACTGAGTTCTTCTAGCAGTTTCAACTTGTACGCGACAGTACCGAACTTTTCTAGAATCTCAAAtggcccaatgtatctcgggtttaGCTTTCCGCGTTTCCcgaatctagctacgcctttccaaggtgagacttttagtaagactttgtctccgacctcgaaggataatggtttacgtcttctgtctgcgtagctcttttgtctgtcacGAGCCGCTTTGATATGGTCTCGTATCTTTGCTATCTTGTCAGTAGTCTCTTGGGCTAGTTCAGGGCCAATGAATTGTTTGTCTACGACTTCTACCCAACACAATGGTGATCGACACTTCCGTCCGTATGGTGCTTCGAATGGGGCGGCtttgatgcttgtgtgataactgttattatatgagaactctaccagaggtaaatgagtatcccagtttccgcctaaatccatcatacaggcgcgaagcatgtcttccaacgtttgggtGGTTCACTCGCTTTGCCCATCGGTTTGCGGATGAAATGTTGTGCTTAGATCCAAACGAGATCCAAGAGATTCCTAAAATGATTGCCATATTCTTGACACAAAGCGACCATCCCGATCCGTGATTATTGAAATAGGCACTtcatgacgtgccacaatctcGTTGAGGTAAACTTCAGCCAACTTCTCGGTACTATCCTTTTTCACGAATCAGTAAGAAGTGAGCCTACTTGGTTAATCAATCAACAATGACCCATATCATGTCATAACCTCGAGAGATCTGTGGTAGTTTTTGTGATGAAATCCACTgatatatgttcccatttccaaatggGGATCTCGGTTTGCTATACTAAGCCAGACGACTTTTGGTACTCGGCCTTGGCCTAtgcacaagttaggcatttcccaACGTAGGTCGCAATATCTCCTTTGAgattaggccaccaataatataGTAATATTCCTTtacatcctgatacatcttatcaggtCCGGAATGTATTGAATACcttgacttatgtgcttcatccaacaCTAAGTCTCGCAATCTGCCAAAGGAAGGAATCCAGATTCTTCCCATGAAGTACCTTGTGCCATCTTTGTTCTCTTCCATTTGTTTCTCTAATATTCACAAGGATTCTGCTTGGATGTTCTCCGGCTTTAGAGCCTCTAGTTGTGCATCGTGCACACGGGTAGTGAAGTTCATCTGAATGGTTAACTCTAAAGCTCGTACTCGTAAAGTTTTGACTCACTCTTTCTGGCTCAaagcatccgccacaacatttgctttgcctggatggtacatgatttcacagtcatagtcattcaacaattctacccatcgccgctggcgcatgtttaattcttttttattgaatatatgttgaagacttttatgatatgtgaatatggtacacttagtaccataaagataatggcgccaaatctttaaagcaaataccactgcgcctaattccaggtcatgagtggtatagttcttttcatgaacttttaACTGTCCTGACGCGTACGCGATGACTTTTTCACGTTGCATTAACAAGCAGCCCAAGACTTGACGCgttgcatcacagtacaccacgaaGTCATCGGTACCGTCAGGGAGTGATAAGACTGGCGCTTGGCATAGTTTATCTTTAAGTAATTGGAATGTCGTTTCTTGTTTTTCACCCCAATCGAACTTTCTATCCTTTTGAGTGAGCgaggttagcggttgagcaattttagagaaattctcaatgaatctacgatagtatcccgCTAAGCCTAAAAATTGTCTTACTTCCGTTGGGGTCTTGGGAGCGTTTCAGTTCtttatggcttctatcttagATGTGCCCACATGTATTCcattctcattcacaacgtgaccgagaaattggacttcacgaatccaaaattcgcatttagagaacttggcataccaTTGTTCTTTCTTAAGCAACTCCAGAATAGTTCTCAAGTGTTGTTCGTGTTCTGCCTCAGTCCGtgagtgtgacaactcgagtttccgactttcattttcgcatttattgcacgttgactttgactgtttagttgtttgacttgttggacttgtaactgtacgcgttgtgttttaatgaaacgtattgtcattgtgca
The Helianthus annuus cultivar XRQ/B chromosome 6, HanXRQr2.0-SUNRISE, whole genome shotgun sequence genome window above contains:
- the LOC110901263 gene encoding uncharacterized protein LOC110901263 — protein: MAQARFGKRGKLNPRYIGPFEILEKFGTVAYKLKLLEELSNVPDTFHVSNLKKSPNVDTIIIPADEIHVDNTLQFTEEPVEVMDRKVHKTRRSNIELVKVRGNSRHRPEYTWEREDQIKAKYPHLFKKTPAKDGST